Proteins encoded by one window of Acetivibrio thermocellus ATCC 27405:
- a CDS encoding YgiQ family radical SAM protein produces MAFLPITREDMKNRGWDELDFLYISGDAYVDHPSFGHAIITRLLESEGYRVGIVAQPDWRKDDDFLALGKPRLAVLISSGVIDSMVNHYTASKKPRSDDLYSPGGKSHRRPDRAVIVYTNKARQLFRDVPVIIGGIEASLRRFAHYDYWDDRVRRSILVDSKADLLIYGMGEKPILEIARYLSMGVPIKKIQNVRGTAFLARKEDLHGELRKFIDNSEDKPEKGYILLPSFEEVSTSKRKYAEAFMIQYNEQDPYTGSVLVQPHGDRFVAQNPPAYPLSEKEMDRIYSLPYERTYHPVYDKDGGVPAIEEVQFSITSHRGCYGGCSFCALNFHQGRIIQKRSQASIINEARKLTWLPGFKGYIHDVGGPTANFRNKACKKQEISGACKERQCLYPKPCKNLIVDHSEYLELLRKLREIPEIKKVFIRSGIRYDYLMLDKNDDFFVELCRHHVSGQLKVAPEHVVDRVLEKMGKPQREVYDRFVKKFYEINRKIGKEQYLVPYLISSHPGSDLNAAIELAEYLRDINYTPQQVQDFYPTPGTLSTCMFYTGLDPRTMKKVYVPRSPKEKAMQRALLQFRRKENYKLVYEALKLAHREDLIGYGRKCLIKPPANLSKNNLKKDSSKRKLKKAGKSRRKSSR; encoded by the coding sequence ATGGCTTTTTTACCTATAACAAGGGAAGATATGAAAAACAGAGGATGGGATGAACTGGATTTTCTTTATATCAGCGGAGATGCGTATGTGGATCATCCCAGCTTTGGGCATGCCATAATAACGAGACTTTTGGAAAGTGAAGGCTACAGGGTGGGGATTGTCGCCCAGCCGGACTGGAGAAAGGACGATGACTTTCTGGCATTGGGAAAGCCACGTTTGGCCGTGCTTATATCATCGGGAGTAATAGACTCCATGGTAAACCATTATACTGCGAGTAAAAAGCCAAGAAGCGATGATTTGTACAGTCCGGGAGGAAAAAGCCACAGACGGCCGGACAGGGCGGTGATTGTATATACCAACAAAGCGCGGCAGCTTTTCAGGGATGTGCCGGTGATTATCGGCGGGATTGAGGCAAGCCTGAGGAGATTTGCCCATTATGATTATTGGGATGACAGGGTCAGACGTTCCATTCTAGTTGACTCGAAAGCTGACCTTTTAATTTACGGAATGGGAGAAAAACCGATACTTGAGATTGCCCGGTATCTTTCCATGGGAGTGCCGATAAAGAAGATCCAGAATGTAAGGGGAACCGCTTTTCTGGCAAGAAAAGAGGACTTGCATGGAGAGTTGAGAAAATTTATTGATAATTCGGAAGACAAGCCGGAAAAAGGTTATATTCTGCTTCCGTCATTTGAAGAGGTGTCCACGAGCAAAAGAAAATATGCCGAGGCTTTTATGATTCAGTACAATGAGCAGGACCCTTACACCGGAAGCGTTCTTGTGCAGCCTCACGGTGACAGGTTTGTGGCTCAGAATCCGCCGGCTTATCCCCTTTCCGAAAAGGAGATGGACAGGATATATTCTCTTCCGTATGAAAGGACTTATCATCCTGTCTATGACAAAGACGGCGGAGTTCCTGCCATAGAGGAGGTACAGTTCAGCATAACAAGCCACAGAGGCTGTTATGGCGGTTGTTCCTTTTGCGCGTTGAATTTCCACCAGGGCAGGATAATTCAAAAACGCAGCCAGGCTTCAATAATAAATGAGGCAAGAAAGCTTACATGGCTTCCGGGCTTTAAAGGCTATATTCACGATGTGGGAGGACCCACGGCCAACTTTAGGAACAAGGCCTGCAAAAAGCAGGAAATTTCCGGTGCGTGCAAGGAAAGGCAATGCCTTTACCCCAAGCCTTGCAAAAACCTTATAGTTGACCACAGCGAATACCTGGAGCTTTTAAGAAAGCTTCGGGAAATACCGGAAATAAAAAAGGTTTTTATTCGTTCGGGTATAAGATATGATTATCTGATGCTGGATAAAAACGACGATTTCTTTGTCGAACTTTGCCGGCATCATGTCAGCGGGCAGCTTAAAGTTGCGCCGGAGCATGTGGTGGACCGGGTGCTTGAGAAGATGGGAAAGCCCCAAAGGGAGGTGTATGACAGATTCGTCAAAAAGTTTTATGAGATAAACAGAAAAATAGGCAAGGAACAGTACCTTGTTCCCTATTTGATTTCAAGTCATCCGGGAAGCGACCTTAATGCGGCGATAGAGCTTGCCGAGTACCTGAGGGATATAAATTACACGCCTCAGCAGGTACAGGATTTTTATCCCACGCCCGGGACATTGTCCACCTGCATGTTTTATACCGGGCTGGACCCAAGGACGATGAAAAAGGTGTATGTTCCAAGGTCGCCGAAGGAAAAGGCAATGCAAAGGGCTCTCTTGCAATTTAGAAGGAAGGAAAACTACAAGCTGGTGTATGAGGCTTTAAAACTTGCCCACAGAGAGGATTTAATCGGTTACGGCAGGAAATGCCTCATAAAGCCTCCGGCTAATCTTTCAAAAAACAATTTGAAAAAAGACAGCTCAAAAAGAAAATTAAAAAAAGCCGGAAAAAGCAGAAGAAAGAGCTCAAGATAA